The following proteins are encoded in a genomic region of [Eubacterium] hominis:
- a CDS encoding GNAT family N-acetyltransferase, with protein sequence MIETKRLILRPFHEQDTEALLEIMKDKEVNTFLPWFPFKSLEETKKYLKSFYLDYQGEGFRYAICLKDDNKPIGYIHVGDGDSFDFGYALRKEFWRQGIVSEAANAFIEMLKTTDIPYITATHDVLNPRSGHVMKAIGMKYCYTYAEHWMPKDIDVNFRMYQMNFDGSDFVYQKYWNMYPHRIENLEDDSDSTTGRVQ encoded by the coding sequence ATGATAGAAACAAAACGATTAATTTTACGCCCATTTCATGAACAAGACACAGAAGCTTTATTAGAAATTATGAAAGATAAAGAAGTAAATACCTTTTTACCTTGGTTTCCTTTTAAAAGTCTTGAAGAAACAAAGAAATATTTAAAGAGCTTTTATTTAGATTATCAGGGGGAAGGCTTTCGCTATGCGATCTGTTTAAAAGATGACAACAAGCCCATTGGATATATTCATGTTGGTGATGGTGACAGCTTTGATTTTGGTTATGCATTACGCAAAGAATTCTGGCGTCAAGGCATCGTTTCAGAAGCCGCAAACGCTTTTATAGAAATGTTGAAAACAACAGATATTCCTTATATCACAGCGACACATGATGTCTTGAATCCAAGAAGTGGTCATGTGATGAAAGCGATTGGCATGAAGTATTGTTATACGTATGCAGAACACTGGATGCCAAAAGATATAGATGTAAACTTTCGTATGTATCAAATGAACTTTGATGGAAGTGATTTCGTTTATCAAAAATATTGGAATATGTATCCTCATAGAATCGAAAATCTGGAAGATGATAGTGATTCTACCACAGGTCGAGTGCAATAA
- a CDS encoding helix-turn-helix transcriptional regulator, translating to MEHKDIGNFIAERRKAKGLTQKQLAEKLYVSDKAISKWERNICLFDISLIQPLADILDVSINELLEGKLLDSKQDDEVIQKIKQISQNKRKHWRMIYILTTAFCLLATAYLIHIYTMDTLQQIDYFTYIVIAIVIGGYFVFFTPKQLPDYYDKNQIHFISTGIMRMNMPGIHFNNNNWFRISMTIVIWSILMMIICPFFFGISLNTSFSDILITQKTLICIIVLSTFFIPIIVCAKRYE from the coding sequence ATGGAGCATAAAGACATTGGAAATTTTATCGCAGAACGAAGAAAAGCAAAGGGACTTACACAAAAACAGCTTGCGGAAAAACTTTATGTATCAGATAAAGCCATCAGTAAATGGGAACGTAATATTTGTTTATTTGATATATCGTTGATCCAGCCACTTGCGGATATATTAGATGTAAGCATAAATGAACTATTGGAAGGAAAGCTTCTTGATTCTAAACAGGATGATGAAGTTATTCAGAAAATCAAACAGATTTCCCAAAATAAGCGAAAGCATTGGCGTATGATTTATATACTCACAACTGCCTTTTGCCTACTTGCTACAGCGTATTTAATACATATATATACCATGGATACTTTACAACAGATAGATTATTTTACCTACATTGTGATTGCGATTGTCATAGGAGGCTACTTCGTATTTTTCACACCAAAACAGCTTCCGGATTATTATGACAAAAATCAAATTCATTTTATATCCACTGGTATCATGCGTATGAATATGCCAGGTATTCATTTCAACAATAATAACTGGTTTCGCATCAGTATGACGATTGTTATCTGGTCCATCCTCATGATGATCATTTGCCCTTTCTTTTTTGGAATATCTTTAAACACTTCATTTTCAGATATCCTGATTACACAAAAAACACTGATCTGTATCATCGTATTATCAACATTTTTTATTCCCATCATCGTATGTGCAAAACGATATGAATAA
- a CDS encoding carboxypeptidase M32 has protein sequence MVETLRKAFQEYKDIQKAYTLALSTMYYDIATIAPKKGIAKRNEAMAYLSGEAFSKATDKEALAMIEELGKITNDTEEKREITLFLKGMEYDRVLPKDVYVAMQKSINDSEAAWHIAKDQDDYASFAPYLKDVILKQKEALTYVQKESTDYDYLLDRYEDGMSVKQYDAFFNSIKEQLVPFIKKINEQKEQIDDSVLHQSFDIDQQAKYNAQLLDYLGIDREKCVMGLTEHPFTDFFSENEARITTHYYEHDVMSGIFSTMHEYGHALYSLQVKPEYDGTALKDNIGYAMHESQSRFMENHIGRHPAFWQVQYPILQSYFPKQLSHVSFEDFMRMINITRPSFIRTEADELTYPLHILIRYELEKEIFNGSIPLDQLETMWNDKYEQYLGLRPRNHREGILQDMHWGGGNFGYFPTYALGSAYAAQFYSSMEKQLPVADYLRNNQFDKIAAWLKDNIHYVGAYQNANEVLKQATGDTFHAQYYIDYLMNKYRTLYQL, from the coding sequence ATGGTAGAAACATTAAGAAAAGCTTTTCAAGAATATAAGGATATCCAAAAGGCCTACACACTCGCATTGAGTACAATGTATTATGATATCGCAACGATTGCGCCAAAGAAAGGAATTGCCAAACGTAATGAAGCTATGGCATATTTAAGTGGTGAAGCATTCAGTAAGGCAACCGATAAGGAAGCTCTTGCGATGATTGAAGAATTAGGAAAAATCACAAATGACACAGAAGAAAAAAGAGAAATCACGTTGTTTCTAAAAGGAATGGAATATGATCGGGTATTGCCAAAAGATGTATATGTCGCAATGCAGAAAAGCATCAATGACAGTGAAGCCGCATGGCATATCGCAAAAGATCAGGATGATTATGCATCTTTCGCACCTTATTTAAAAGATGTGATTCTAAAACAAAAAGAAGCATTGACGTATGTACAAAAAGAAAGTACAGACTATGATTATTTATTAGATCGCTACGAAGATGGTATGAGTGTGAAACAATATGATGCATTTTTTAATTCCATCAAAGAACAACTGGTACCTTTCATCAAAAAAATCAATGAACAGAAGGAACAAATCGATGATTCCGTATTACATCAAAGTTTTGATATTGATCAGCAGGCAAAATACAATGCGCAATTACTAGATTATTTAGGAATAGATCGAGAAAAGTGCGTTATGGGATTAACGGAACATCCATTTACTGATTTCTTTAGTGAAAATGAAGCACGTATTACCACACATTATTATGAACATGATGTTATGTCGGGCATCTTTTCCACAATGCATGAATATGGTCATGCTTTATATTCGTTACAGGTAAAACCAGAATATGATGGAACTGCTTTAAAAGATAATATTGGTTACGCCATGCATGAAAGTCAATCCCGCTTTATGGAAAATCATATCGGGCGTCATCCAGCTTTCTGGCAGGTACAATACCCTATCCTTCAAAGCTATTTCCCAAAACAACTTTCCCATGTATCCTTTGAAGATTTCATGCGTATGATCAATATCACACGACCTTCTTTTATACGAACAGAAGCAGATGAATTAACCTATCCATTACATATTTTAATTCGTTATGAATTAGAAAAAGAAATTTTCAATGGTTCTATTCCTCTTGATCAGTTAGAAACCATGTGGAATGATAAATATGAACAATATCTGGGGCTTCGTCCACGTAATCATCGTGAAGGAATTTTACAGGATATGCACTGGGGTGGTGGCAATTTTGGATATTTTCCAACATACGCCTTAGGAAGTGCTTATGCAGCACAGTTTTATAGTTCAATGGAAAAACAGCTGCCAGTGGCAGATTATTTAAGAAACAATCAATTTGATAAAATCGCGGCATGGTTAAAAGACAATATCCACTATGTTGGTGCCTATCAAAACGCTAATGAAGTATTAAAACAAGCAACAGGTGACACCTTTCATGCCCAATACTACATCGATTATTTAATGAATAAATATCGCACATTATATCAACTTTAG